A stretch of Scheffersomyces stipitis CBS 6054 chromosome 2, complete sequence DNA encodes these proteins:
- a CDS encoding hydrolase activity, hydrolyzing O-glycosyl compounds (go_funtion hydrolase activity, hydrolyzing O-glycosyl compounds~go_process carbohydrate metabolism) has protein sequence CNPNTDKKCFARDAALATSIFEPFTSSSKRFRPLADSPGISYCDNGAKLTMTKRFDNPSIVSNFYILYGKVEVEIKAAAGTGIISSFYLQSDDLDEIDVAEVFGGDIYEFQTNFFVKGNTTTYDRGGYHPMPVPPMQEFNKYGIEWTPQKLIWTLNGVPVRTLTNDTPHGFPNSPMDIKFSLWAGGDPDNEQGTIDWAGGITQYTQLPFSMYVKNMYAMDYSTGIEYNYGNSWDGKWIELRSNQGSIY, from the coding sequence TGTAATCCCAACACCGACAAGAAGTGCTTTGCCAGAGACGCCGCTCTAGCAACATCCATATTTGAACCGTTCACATCCAGTTCCAAACGATTCAGGCCACTAGCAGACTCTCCAGGAATTCTGTACTGTGATAATGGTGCCAAACTTACTATGACCAAACGGTTCGACAACCCTTCCATTGTGTCCAACTTCTATATCCTTTATGGCAAAGTTGAGGTTGAAATAAAAGCTGCTGCAGGAACGGGAATCATTAGTTCCTTCTATCTTCAGAGTGACGACTTGGATGAGATTGATGTTGCTGAAGTATTTGGTGGTGATATCTACGAGTTCCAgaccaacttcttcgtcaaagGGAATACAACTACATACGATAGAGGTGGATATCATCCGATGCCAGTTCCTCCAATGCaagaattcaacaagtatGGAATCGAATGGACTCCTCAAAAACTCATATGGACATTAAATGGGGTTCCAGTAAGAACTCTAACCAACGACACACCCCATGGATTCCCCAACTCTCCCATGGATATCAAGTTCAGTCTTTGGGCAGGAGGAGACCCTGATAACGAACAAGGCACCATCGATTGGGCGGGAGGGATCACCCAATACACACAACTACCATTTTCTATGTACGTGAAAAACATGTACGCTATGGACTATTCTACAGGTATTGAGTACAATTATGGGAATTCCTGGGATGGTAAGTGGATTGAGCTCAGGTCCAATCAAGGTTCCATTTAC